From the genome of Bradyrhizobium elkanii USDA 76, one region includes:
- a CDS encoding DUF3971 domain-containing protein: MPAQERSIRIDGRPDGGDQLRRQHREAMARNTSPQGPNPRAGADFSQWEDDAAWDEQDEAAGNRARQLLARSNTNLHRFTDFCSGMQRSLNGERWIRRIGLVLVVLVAMFATCFGALWWRLGAGPINLDMATPWLAAAIEENIGHGNTVEVGGTQIERAGRVRIAVRIRDIIVRDRDHAVVASAPKAEVRLSGTALLMGQLRAESLNLVDAELSVRITPDGNVTVSAGDTAKPLATGVASKREAGMPPTFPRPTPAAPPPPVASPPAAAEPSASPDAAQSGLLAGLDWLDSLSMTGLDGQNLNEIGLKNGNLVVDDQQRGNKWSFENISLSLRRPSGGGVALSFGEEGAKPWSVRVLVGPQQNGVRSVDIKADKVSTRNILLAMRTKDLTYTADLPLSGEMKGELGRDGLPTYFRGKINVGAGNIIDTDTPDYPMPVDSAEMSVEWDSGRRVLLAPIKVISGANRITLLGHLEPPNDNVTDWQAGLSGGTIVLAGADKNEPPLIFNRINIGFRFDTDKKRVLLTQADISNGEIGVAGTGSIDYSGEPRLQLGFAGTPMSASALKRMWPVIIVPEVREWVLERIDRGTLQRIDVGVNSPVHNLSRKGPPIPDDGLSVNIVASGVTVRPVDQMPAVHDADLKARVTGRTATVTINQGIADTPAGRKITLSDFSFEVPDMAPKPSPSKVRFRVDCPVPAAAEILASDRLSDLSGPPIDPNASKGNVTATINLGMPVKGELTKADTLYSVTADISGVAVDKLVMNQKLEANALKVIASNAGFQVKGDVKINGQAASLDYRKPAEGDADVKLQATLDDASRARLGLDLGPAVSGAIPIKLSGKIGSGDNPTTKMGVEADLTQLKLDNILPGWVKAQGRAGKATFNVVPKGQSTRFEDISIDGAGVSIKGALEVDQNGDLMNAYFPTYAPSEGDKTSLRADRGPDGVIKVTMRGDVFDGRGFLKSAISGRDSDPKSRTRTTDFDVDLKLGAVAGFNGEALRSVDAKVSRRNGFFKAFTLSGKVGRDTPVTVDMRGRQQGREVIYLQTSDAGAFLRFIDTYSKVVGGQLTLAMEPPIPEPSPREGLINITGFSVKGETQLDRAVAGGPVSTQNGIGFDALRAEFTRQSGQLSIRNGVVKGPTIGATIEGSIDYIGNQVRMNGTFIPMYGLNNMFGQIPFFGIFLGAGSNEGLIGVTYEVVGTPSAPVLRVNPISALAPGLTRKIFEFKQYGPNDLPTTNN; the protein is encoded by the coding sequence ATGCCGGCACAGGAGCGCTCGATACGCATCGACGGGCGCCCCGATGGCGGCGATCAGCTTCGCCGTCAGCACCGAGAGGCAATGGCAAGGAACACGTCGCCGCAGGGTCCAAATCCGCGCGCCGGGGCTGACTTCTCGCAATGGGAAGACGACGCTGCGTGGGACGAGCAGGATGAGGCGGCGGGCAACCGTGCGCGGCAATTGCTGGCGCGTTCCAACACCAACCTGCATCGCTTCACCGATTTCTGCTCCGGCATGCAGCGCTCGCTGAACGGCGAGCGCTGGATCCGTCGCATCGGCCTCGTCCTCGTGGTGCTGGTCGCGATGTTCGCGACCTGCTTCGGCGCGCTGTGGTGGCGGCTCGGCGCCGGCCCGATCAATCTCGACATGGCGACGCCGTGGCTTGCCGCGGCGATCGAGGAGAATATCGGCCACGGCAACACGGTCGAGGTCGGCGGAACGCAGATCGAGCGCGCCGGCCGCGTCAGGATCGCGGTGCGCATCCGCGACATCATCGTCCGCGACCGCGACCATGCGGTGGTTGCGAGCGCGCCCAAGGCCGAAGTGCGCCTGTCGGGCACCGCGCTCCTGATGGGCCAGTTGCGGGCGGAGAGCCTCAATCTGGTCGATGCGGAACTGTCGGTGCGCATCACGCCCGACGGCAATGTCACCGTGTCCGCCGGCGACACCGCAAAACCGCTGGCCACCGGCGTTGCCTCCAAGCGGGAGGCGGGGATGCCGCCGACATTCCCGCGGCCGACACCCGCAGCACCGCCGCCGCCGGTTGCCTCGCCGCCGGCTGCCGCCGAGCCCTCGGCGTCGCCCGATGCGGCCCAGAGCGGGCTGCTCGCCGGTCTCGACTGGCTCGACAGCCTCAGCATGACCGGGCTCGATGGGCAGAACCTCAACGAGATCGGCCTGAAGAACGGCAATCTTGTCGTCGACGATCAGCAGCGCGGCAACAAATGGAGCTTTGAGAACATCAGCCTCAGCCTGCGGCGCCCGAGCGGCGGCGGCGTTGCGCTCAGCTTCGGCGAGGAGGGCGCAAAACCCTGGTCGGTGCGCGTGCTGGTCGGGCCGCAGCAGAACGGCGTGCGCTCGGTCGACATCAAGGCCGACAAGGTTTCGACCCGGAACATCCTGCTCGCGATGCGGACCAAGGATCTGACCTACACCGCCGACCTGCCGCTGTCGGGCGAAATGAAGGGCGAGCTCGGCCGCGACGGCCTGCCGACCTACTTCCGCGGCAAGATCAATGTCGGTGCCGGCAACATCATCGACACCGACACGCCCGACTACCCGATGCCGGTCGATTCGGCCGAGATGAGCGTTGAATGGGATTCGGGCCGGCGCGTGCTGCTGGCGCCGATCAAGGTCATCTCGGGCGCCAACCGCATCACGCTGCTTGGCCATCTCGAGCCGCCGAACGACAACGTCACCGACTGGCAGGCCGGCCTGTCGGGCGGCACCATCGTGCTGGCCGGCGCCGACAAGAACGAACCGCCGCTGATCTTCAATCGCATCAACATCGGCTTCCGCTTCGACACCGACAAGAAGCGCGTGCTGCTGACCCAGGCCGACATCTCCAATGGCGAGATCGGCGTCGCCGGAACCGGCAGCATCGACTATTCCGGCGAGCCGCGGCTGCAGCTCGGATTCGCCGGCACGCCGATGTCGGCCTCGGCCCTGAAACGGATGTGGCCGGTCATCATCGTGCCGGAGGTGCGCGAATGGGTGCTCGAGCGGATCGACCGCGGCACGCTCCAGCGCATCGATGTCGGCGTCAATTCGCCGGTGCACAACCTGTCGCGCAAGGGACCGCCGATCCCGGACGACGGCCTCTCGGTCAACATTGTCGCCTCGGGTGTCACGGTGCGTCCGGTGGATCAGATGCCCGCGGTGCATGACGCGGATCTGAAGGCGAGGGTGACCGGCCGCACCGCGACCGTGACCATCAACCAGGGCATTGCCGACACGCCGGCGGGCCGCAAGATCACGCTGTCGGACTTCAGCTTCGAGGTGCCGGACATGGCGCCGAAGCCGTCGCCGTCGAAGGTCAGGTTCCGGGTCGACTGTCCGGTGCCGGCTGCTGCCGAAATCCTCGCGTCCGACCGGCTCAGCGATCTCTCCGGTCCGCCGATCGATCCAAACGCCAGCAAGGGCAACGTCACCGCGACGATCAATCTCGGCATGCCGGTGAAGGGCGAACTGACCAAGGCCGATACGCTCTACTCGGTCACCGCCGACATCTCCGGCGTTGCCGTCGACAAGCTGGTGATGAACCAGAAGCTCGAAGCCAACGCGCTGAAGGTGATCGCCAGCAACGCCGGCTTCCAGGTCAAGGGCGACGTCAAGATCAATGGGCAGGCGGCCTCGCTCGACTACCGCAAGCCGGCCGAGGGCGATGCCGACGTCAAGCTGCAGGCGACGCTGGACGATGCGAGCCGCGCGCGCCTCGGGCTCGATCTCGGTCCCGCGGTCTCGGGCGCGATCCCGATCAAGCTGAGCGGCAAGATCGGCAGCGGCGACAATCCCACCACCAAGATGGGCGTCGAGGCCGACCTGACCCAGCTCAAGCTCGACAACATCCTGCCGGGCTGGGTCAAGGCGCAGGGCCGGGCCGGCAAGGCGACCTTCAACGTGGTGCCGAAGGGGCAATCGACCCGGTTCGAGGATATCTCGATCGACGGCGCCGGCGTTTCGATCAAGGGGGCGCTTGAGGTCGACCAGAACGGCGACCTCATGAATGCGTACTTCCCGACCTATGCGCCGTCGGAAGGCGACAAGACATCGCTGCGGGCCGATCGCGGTCCCGACGGCGTGATCAAGGTGACGATGCGCGGCGACGTGTTCGACGGCCGCGGCTTCCTGAAGTCGGCGATCTCCGGCCGCGACAGCGATCCCAAGAGCAGGACCAGAACCACCGATTTCGATGTCGATCTGAAACTCGGCGCGGTCGCAGGATTCAACGGCGAAGCGCTGCGCAGCGTCGACGCCAAGGTCTCGCGCCGCAACGGGTTCTTCAAGGCGTTCACGCTGAGCGGCAAGGTCGGTCGCGACACCCCCGTCACGGTCGATATGCGCGGACGCCAGCAGGGCCGCGAGGTGATCTATCTGCAGACCAGCGACGCCGGTGCGTTCCTGCGCTTCATCGACACCTATTCGAAGGTCGTCGGCGGCCAGCTTACGCTCGCGATGGAGCCGCCGATCCCTGAGCCGAGCCCCAGGGAAGGGCTCATCAATATCACCGGTTTCTCGGTGAAGGGCGAAACCCAGCTCGATCGCGCCGTTGCCGGCGGGCCGGTCAGCACCCAGAACGGCATCGGGTTCGACGCGCTGCGCGCCGAATTCACCCGCCAGAGCGGCCAGCTTTCGATCCGCAATGGTGTGGTCAAGGGACCGACCATCGGCGCGACCATCGAAGGCAGCATCGACTATATCGGCAACCAGGTGCGGATGAACGGCACCTTCATTCCGATGTACGGGTTGAACAACATGTTCGGCCAGATCCCGTTCTTCGGGATTTTCCTCGGCGCCGGCAGCAATGAAGGCTTGATCGGCGTGACCTATGAAGTGGTGGGAACGCCGAGCGCGCCGGTGCTGCGCGTCAATCCGATTTCCGCGCTGGCCCCCGGGCTGACGCGCAAGATCTTCGAGTTCAAGCAGTACGGCCCGAACGATCTGCCGACGACGAATAACTAG
- a CDS encoding peroxiredoxin, whose product MSKKTRKKSSNTTGKRVATKVARAASASTGKSATKTRTAVAKKAAAKKTTKKTTKATKAKTAAGVRSKASHKAASKPLRREPAATVTNSSAIPLAEGATAPGFNLPRDGGDSVSLKDFAGKKLVLFFYPRADTPGCTREAIDFTRLKSEFVAAGTEVVGISADTVKAQESFRNKHQLSVPLVSDPAHEMLEAYGAWGEKSMYGRTFMGIIRTTVLVDSSGKVARIWRHVKVDGHAEAVLEAARSL is encoded by the coding sequence ATGTCCAAGAAAACGCGCAAGAAATCCTCCAACACAACCGGAAAGCGGGTCGCAACAAAGGTTGCGCGCGCCGCAAGCGCAAGCACCGGGAAGTCCGCGACGAAAACCCGCACAGCGGTTGCGAAGAAGGCAGCGGCCAAGAAAACAACTAAGAAAACGACCAAGGCAACGAAAGCAAAGACCGCAGCGGGTGTTCGAAGCAAAGCTTCGCACAAGGCGGCATCGAAACCGTTAAGGCGAGAGCCGGCCGCGACCGTGACCAACTCGTCCGCCATCCCACTTGCCGAGGGCGCCACCGCGCCTGGCTTCAACCTGCCGCGCGACGGCGGGGACAGCGTTTCGCTGAAGGATTTTGCCGGCAAGAAGCTGGTGCTGTTCTTCTACCCCCGCGCCGACACCCCCGGCTGCACCAGGGAGGCGATCGATTTCACCCGGCTCAAAAGCGAGTTCGTAGCTGCGGGGACCGAAGTGGTCGGCATTTCCGCCGACACGGTTAAGGCGCAGGAGTCATTTCGAAACAAACACCAGCTGTCGGTGCCGCTCGTCTCCGATCCGGCCCACGAGATGCTGGAGGCGTATGGCGCCTGGGGCGAAAAATCCATGTATGGCAGGACCTTCATGGGAATTATTCGCACGACGGTTCTGGTCGATTCCAGCGGAAAAGTCGCCCGCATCTGGCGCCATGTGAAAGTCGACGGCCACGCCGAGGCGGTATTGGAGGCTGCCCGCTCGCTCTGA
- a CDS encoding M23 family metallopeptidase, whose product MSSRSGHHQEHHKHHHPQDHGRTPARRPAAHHPAPAAVAASGEGYTLVHAGKQVRFGPVVFWIIVGTVVLLGMWSAATATYFAFRDDVLTRLIARQAEMQYAYEDRISELRAKVDRTTSRQLLDQEQFDQKLDQIMRRQSTLESRATALGAMPDVTSTGSIKPQGRAEAAPTSGPLKPSPISDTVIFVAPPDREARLESRAPLIAKTQPNQFAKAQGVDNVLVRLQTSLDQVERRQVAALASVEDSIDSKVRRMRGVISDLGLNMAQLEAATPRSGMGGPFVPVKLSADAGAFERQLYRININRAQMQRLNQTLALVPYRKPVVGEVEFTSGFGVRTDPFLGRPAMHTGLDFRAAQGDPVRVTANGKVVSAGWAGGYGRMVEVDHGNGLSTRYGHLSEIGVKVGEYVKIGQVIGAVGSTGRSTGPHLHYETRIDGEAVDPQKFLRAGVRLSAG is encoded by the coding sequence ATGTCGAGCCGGTCCGGTCACCACCAGGAACATCACAAACACCATCATCCGCAGGACCATGGCCGGACGCCTGCGCGCCGTCCGGCAGCCCATCACCCCGCGCCTGCGGCGGTGGCGGCCTCCGGCGAGGGCTATACCCTGGTCCATGCCGGCAAGCAGGTCCGGTTCGGGCCGGTGGTGTTCTGGATCATCGTCGGCACCGTGGTGCTGCTCGGCATGTGGTCGGCGGCGACCGCGACCTATTTCGCGTTCCGCGACGACGTGCTGACCCGGCTGATCGCGCGCCAAGCCGAGATGCAATACGCCTATGAGGACCGTATCTCGGAGCTGCGTGCCAAGGTCGACCGCACCACCAGCCGCCAGCTGCTCGACCAGGAGCAGTTCGACCAGAAGCTCGACCAGATCATGAGGCGGCAGTCGACGCTGGAATCGCGCGCCACCGCGCTCGGCGCGATGCCCGACGTCACCAGCACCGGATCGATCAAGCCGCAGGGCCGCGCCGAGGCTGCGCCGACCTCCGGCCCGCTGAAGCCCTCCCCGATCAGCGACACCGTGATCTTCGTGGCGCCGCCGGATCGCGAGGCACGGCTCGAATCGCGCGCGCCACTGATCGCCAAGACGCAACCGAACCAGTTCGCCAAGGCCCAGGGTGTCGACAACGTGCTGGTCCGCCTGCAGACCTCGCTTGACCAGGTCGAGCGGCGCCAGGTTGCCGCGCTCGCCTCGGTCGAGGACAGCATCGATTCCAAGGTGCGCCGGATGCGCGGCGTGATCTCCGATCTCGGTCTCAACATGGCGCAGCTGGAGGCGGCGACGCCGCGTTCCGGCATGGGCGGGCCCTTTGTCCCGGTGAAACTCTCTGCCGACGCCGGCGCGTTCGAACGCCAGCTCTATCGCATCAATATCAACCGCGCACAGATGCAGCGACTGAACCAGACGCTGGCGCTGGTGCCTTACCGCAAGCCCGTGGTCGGTGAAGTCGAATTCACCAGCGGCTTCGGCGTGCGCACCGATCCCTTCCTCGGCCGGCCGGCGATGCATACCGGCCTCGACTTCCGCGCGGCGCAAGGCGATCCGGTGCGTGTCACCGCCAACGGCAAGGTGGTGTCGGCGGGCTGGGCCGGCGGCTATGGCCGCATGGTCGAGGTCGATCACGGCAACGGCCTGTCGACGCGCTACGGCCATCTCTCCGAGATCGGCGTCAAGGTCGGTGAATACGTCAAGATCGGCCAGGTGATCGGCGCCGTCGGTTCGACCGGCCGCTCCACCGGTCCGCATCTGCATTACGAGACCCGCATCGACGGCGAAGCGGTCGATCCGCAGAAATTCCTCCGCGCCGGCGTCCGGCTCAGCGCGGGCTAG
- a CDS encoding DUF5666 domain-containing protein produces MKRPPVISRRVLLVGFWLAGTSLAGAQVKKRGNDQGIGGTGITGSDQGIGGTGIVGVIQRFGSIYVNGERVAYAPDVPVRIDGEATSAKALRIGQLARVVAQRDAGGTLSTKRIDVTSEVTGPVEQMKPGGLTVLGQTVAWTGRESWLKVGAHVAVFGLRRTDGVVVASLVQERHDAAARVAGPLERDRAGALRIGELKLAGVDAALVGQRVQAEGHLAQGVMQVSRSRADDFSDLAGANRLLIEAYVRRVGNDLQFGSGFVARDHSRFSPVADTRVVVNAQLSGPRELRVESVQSVGKFPGSSVKSPGTPGRGPGGGGSGPGHGSGPGGPGGRGAPGGGGPGGGPGGAPSGMPGGSPPGGAPAPDPLSGGPTGPGPGGFGPSGGPFGPGGGGGPFGPGGGFGGGGPPGGMGGGGRR; encoded by the coding sequence GTGAAGCGCCCGCCGGTCATTTCGCGCCGCGTGCTGCTTGTCGGCTTCTGGCTTGCCGGAACGTCGCTCGCGGGCGCGCAGGTCAAGAAGCGCGGCAACGATCAGGGTATCGGCGGCACCGGCATCACCGGTTCCGATCAGGGCATCGGTGGCACCGGCATCGTCGGGGTGATCCAGCGGTTCGGCTCGATCTATGTCAATGGCGAGCGCGTCGCCTATGCACCCGACGTGCCGGTCCGAATCGACGGCGAGGCGACGAGCGCCAAGGCGCTGCGGATCGGACAGCTCGCGCGTGTGGTGGCGCAGCGCGATGCCGGCGGCACGCTGTCGACCAAACGCATCGATGTGACCAGCGAGGTGACCGGGCCGGTCGAGCAAATGAAGCCGGGCGGGCTGACGGTGCTCGGCCAGACGGTCGCCTGGACCGGACGCGAGAGCTGGCTGAAGGTGGGCGCGCATGTCGCCGTGTTCGGGCTGCGCCGCACCGATGGCGTCGTGGTCGCAAGTCTGGTGCAGGAGCGCCATGACGCCGCTGCACGCGTCGCGGGACCGCTCGAGCGCGACCGTGCCGGCGCCTTGCGGATCGGCGAGCTCAAGCTCGCCGGCGTCGATGCGGCGCTGGTCGGTCAGCGCGTGCAGGCCGAGGGACATCTCGCGCAGGGCGTGATGCAGGTGTCGCGCAGCCGCGCCGACGATTTCTCCGATCTCGCCGGCGCGAACCGGCTGTTGATCGAGGCCTATGTGCGGCGGGTCGGCAATGACCTGCAGTTCGGCTCCGGCTTTGTCGCGCGCGACCATTCGCGGTTCTCGCCGGTGGCCGATACGCGCGTCGTCGTCAACGCGCAGCTGTCGGGCCCGCGCGAGCTACGCGTCGAATCGGTGCAGTCGGTCGGCAAGTTCCCGGGCTCGTCGGTGAAGAGCCCGGGCACGCCGGGCCGTGGCCCCGGCGGCGGCGGATCCGGGCCGGGTCACGGATCGGGACCTGGCGGACCGGGCGGCCGCGGCGCGCCTGGTGGCGGCGGTCCGGGAGGCGGCCCCGGTGGGGCGCCGTCCGGCATGCCGGGCGGCAGCCCGCCAGGCGGCGCGCCTGCGCCGGATCCGCTGAGTGGTGGACCGACCGGCCCCGGTCCCGGCGGCTTCGGCCCGTCCGGCGGACCGTTTGGTCCTGGCGGCGGTGGTGGTCCGTTCGGGCCCGGCGGTGGGTTCGGTGGCGGCGGACCGCCCGGCGGCATGGGCGGCGGCGGCCGCCGCTGA
- a CDS encoding DUF6502 family protein, whose translation MNAKAPKSKVGSSAPIAAAKLHAPLARMLRPLVRLCIRGGMTFPALTQLLRELYVNVAEHDFALEGKEQTDSRVSLLTGIHRKEVARLRGAGAPVNAVPATLSRTSAIVARWLAAPEFTDAKGDPLPLPRTAEGGAPSFETLVESITKDVRPRAVLDEWLDRKLVTINDDDEIMLVEEAFVPHGDDDRKWHYLGRNLHDHVAAAELNVSSATPRFLERAVHYDGLSAKLAKRLEGRSRELAMEALKVANREANRALAKDKGGDYRWNFGIYIYREGPDGPVDDDADEGGAA comes from the coding sequence ATGAATGCCAAGGCCCCGAAGTCGAAGGTGGGATCGTCCGCACCGATCGCCGCAGCGAAGCTGCACGCGCCGCTGGCGCGCATGCTGCGCCCGCTGGTGCGGCTCTGCATCCGCGGCGGGATGACGTTCCCGGCGCTGACCCAGCTGCTGCGCGAGCTCTATGTCAACGTCGCCGAGCACGACTTCGCGCTCGAGGGCAAGGAGCAGACCGACAGCCGCGTCAGCCTGCTGACCGGCATCCACCGCAAGGAGGTGGCGCGGCTGCGCGGCGCCGGCGCGCCGGTCAATGCGGTGCCGGCGACGCTGTCGCGCACCAGCGCGATCGTCGCGCGCTGGCTGGCCGCGCCCGAGTTCACCGATGCCAAGGGCGATCCGCTGCCGCTGCCGCGCACCGCCGAAGGCGGCGCGCCGTCGTTCGAGACGCTGGTCGAATCGATCACCAAGGACGTGCGGCCGCGCGCGGTGCTGGACGAATGGCTCGACCGCAAGCTCGTCACCATCAATGACGACGACGAGATCATGCTGGTCGAGGAGGCCTTCGTGCCGCATGGCGACGACGATCGCAAATGGCACTATCTCGGCCGCAACCTGCACGACCATGTCGCGGCCGCCGAGCTCAACGTGTCATCGGCCACGCCGCGCTTCCTCGAGCGCGCGGTGCATTACGATGGGCTGTCGGCGAAGCTCGCGAAACGGCTCGAGGGTCGCTCGCGCGAGCTGGCGATGGAGGCGCTGAAGGTCGCCAACCGCGAGGCCAACCGCGCGCTGGCAAAAGACAAGGGCGGCGACTATCGCTGGAATTTCGGCATCTACATCTATCGCGAGGGTCCGGACGGCCCGGTCGACGACGATGCCGACGAAGGCGGTGCGGCGTGA
- a CDS encoding glycosyltransferase, giving the protein MIVVNEPARRPSVLHIFKVYYPDLFGGTLTVIRDICAGLKDTFDAAVLVCSRSGGERQIVVNDVAVERVHSFGDVLSLPAAPTYPWRLWRRIAEHDLLALHAPFPLADLVFAFGLGRTRPLVVHWHADIVSHAALRFLVEPMMRRTLRRAAAIIVSDPVLIETTPLLQEFSGKCHAVPFGVDVAKYDRPAAQADDVNARGRLVLACGRLVPYKGFDVLVRAAHARNFEVWIVGEGRERDNLERLIRDYGLQDRVRLLGSVSESERVKLMRIADVFVMPSVTNAETFGLAQLEAMAAGRPVVNTALDTGVPHVARDGLEAITVPPGDPTALADAIETLINDPERRRRMGQAARHRAMTTYSTAAFKEGVETVYRKVVTEEAAAKDAGSSAPAPRSRTAGFVGAIQIAATLAWSDVRHRYVRSLLGPFWMSIQMAIMVAVLGSVIGHLSNASAVARLPMLAASLTAWTFLNSVVLDATTALQGSASLIKDRALPPVIFLLQCTFRQALFAAHNAVVPLLLWLVLTPRDVGGAVAALPGLVLFVVCTLGLSLALGALATRYRDIKPIIESSLTLAFLASPIIWTSEMIDRGSTVMRLNPLTHLFAIWRDPLATGHVATASVIYVLACLAALAVAAIVTMTHLRKAAFWI; this is encoded by the coding sequence ATGATCGTCGTCAACGAGCCGGCCCGGCGTCCGTCGGTGCTCCACATCTTCAAGGTCTACTATCCCGACCTGTTCGGCGGCACGCTGACGGTGATCCGCGACATCTGCGCCGGACTGAAGGACACCTTCGACGCCGCCGTGCTGGTCTGCTCGCGCTCCGGCGGCGAGCGGCAGATCGTGGTCAACGACGTTGCAGTCGAGCGCGTGCACTCGTTCGGCGACGTGCTATCGCTGCCGGCGGCGCCGACCTATCCGTGGCGGCTGTGGCGCCGCATCGCCGAGCACGATCTGCTGGCGCTGCACGCCCCCTTCCCGCTCGCCGACCTCGTCTTCGCATTCGGGCTCGGCCGCACCCGCCCGCTGGTCGTGCACTGGCACGCCGACATCGTCTCGCACGCGGCCTTGCGCTTCCTGGTCGAGCCGATGATGCGGCGAACGCTGCGCCGGGCCGCCGCGATCATCGTCTCCGATCCGGTGCTGATCGAAACCACGCCGCTGCTGCAGGAATTTTCCGGCAAGTGCCACGCCGTTCCGTTCGGCGTCGATGTCGCGAAATATGACCGGCCGGCCGCCCAGGCCGACGACGTCAACGCCCGCGGCCGCCTCGTGCTCGCCTGCGGACGCCTCGTGCCCTACAAGGGATTTGACGTGCTGGTGCGCGCCGCCCATGCCCGCAATTTCGAGGTCTGGATCGTCGGCGAGGGCCGCGAGCGCGACAATCTCGAGCGGCTGATCCGCGACTACGGCCTGCAGGACCGCGTCCGCCTGCTCGGCTCGGTGTCCGAGAGCGAGCGCGTCAAGCTGATGCGCATCGCCGACGTGTTCGTGATGCCGTCGGTGACCAATGCGGAGACTTTCGGGCTGGCGCAGCTCGAGGCGATGGCCGCAGGCCGGCCGGTCGTCAACACCGCGCTCGACACCGGCGTTCCACATGTCGCCCGCGACGGCCTAGAGGCCATCACGGTGCCGCCCGGCGATCCCACCGCGCTTGCCGACGCCATCGAGACGCTGATCAACGATCCCGAGCGGCGCCGCCGCATGGGGCAGGCCGCGCGCCATCGCGCGATGACGACATACTCAACCGCAGCCTTCAAGGAGGGAGTCGAGACGGTGTATCGCAAGGTCGTTACCGAGGAGGCAGCCGCAAAGGACGCGGGGTCGTCAGCCCCAGCCCCGCGTTCCCGAACGGCAGGTTTCGTCGGCGCGATCCAGATCGCGGCAACACTGGCCTGGTCCGACGTGCGCCATCGCTACGTCCGCTCCCTCCTTGGACCCTTCTGGATGTCGATCCAGATGGCGATCATGGTGGCCGTGCTCGGCTCGGTGATCGGCCATCTGTCCAACGCCAGCGCGGTGGCGCGGCTGCCGATGCTGGCGGCGAGCCTCACCGCATGGACCTTCCTCAACAGCGTGGTGCTCGACGCCACCACTGCGCTGCAGGGCTCGGCCAGCCTGATCAAGGATCGCGCGCTGCCGCCGGTGATCTTCCTGCTGCAATGTACCTTCCGGCAGGCGCTGTTCGCCGCCCATAACGCGGTCGTGCCGCTGCTGCTCTGGCTCGTGCTGACGCCGCGCGATGTCGGCGGCGCCGTCGCCGCCCTTCCCGGCCTCGTTCTGTTCGTGGTCTGCACGCTGGGCCTGAGCCTCGCGCTCGGCGCACTGGCGACGCGTTACCGCGACATCAAGCCGATCATCGAGTCCTCGCTGACGCTGGCCTTCCTGGCCTCGCCGATCATCTGGACATCCGAGATGATCGATCGCGGCTCGACCGTGATGCGGCTCAATCCGCTGACGCATCTGTTTGCGATCTGGCGCGACCCGCTGGCGACCGGTCATGTCGCAACGGCAAGCGTGATCTACGTGCTGGCCTGTCTCGCTGCGCTCGCGGTCGCCGCGATCGTGACCATGACCCATCTGCGCAAAGCGGCATTCTGGATCTAG
- a CDS encoding ABC transporter ATP-binding protein, translated as MASIHLRDVCLDYPLYGAYDFSLKRRLLGRLFRQTSEMRTIRAVDGISIEAKAGARIGLAGPNGSGKSTLLRLIAGVFPATSGRVEISGNIVPLLGLGAGVNLDFVAADNISLLLRIAGRKPTPAILDEIWAFTELEERMRRLPLRMFSSGMLMRVLFATATAFPADILLLDEWLSVVDENFSAKAEQRLRKMVETAAIVIIASHDHALLRRTCNSIINLDHGRIASTAALDAPAPHHLELREISA; from the coding sequence ATGGCAAGCATCCACCTCCGCGACGTCTGCCTCGATTATCCGCTGTACGGCGCCTACGACTTCTCGCTGAAGCGCCGCCTGCTCGGCCGCCTGTTCCGCCAGACCAGCGAGATGCGGACCATCCGCGCGGTCGACGGCATTTCGATCGAGGCGAAGGCCGGCGCACGCATCGGCCTCGCCGGCCCGAACGGCTCCGGCAAGTCCACCCTGCTGCGGCTCATCGCCGGCGTGTTCCCGGCGACCAGCGGCCGCGTCGAGATCTCCGGCAACATCGTGCCGCTGCTCGGCTTAGGGGCCGGCGTCAATCTCGATTTCGTCGCCGCCGACAATATCAGCCTGCTGCTGCGGATCGCGGGACGCAAGCCGACGCCCGCGATCCTGGACGAGATCTGGGCGTTCACGGAACTCGAGGAGCGCATGCGGCGACTGCCGCTGCGCATGTTCTCGTCGGGCATGCTGATGCGCGTGCTGTTCGCGACCGCGACCGCGTTTCCCGCCGACATCCTGCTGCTCGACGAATGGCTCAGCGTGGTCGACGAGAATTTCTCGGCCAAGGCCGAGCAGCGGCTGCGCAAGATGGTCGAGACCGCGGCGATCGTGATCATCGCCTCGCACGACCACGCCCTGCTGCGCCGGACCTGCAACAGCATCATCAATCTCGATCACGGCCGCATCGCCAGCACCGCCGCGCTGGATGCGCCCGCCCCGCATCACCTCGAGCTCAGAGAAATCAGCGCATGA